The Candidatus Saccharibacteria bacterium genome has a segment encoding these proteins:
- a CDS encoding YvcK family protein gives MNVEGIKLVTIGGGTGSFTLLSALRNYVTNVTAIVNMADDGGSTGKLRDELGVLPPGDVRQCLVALAEDSSVVRELFNYRFGEGDLSGHSFGNLFLTALEKVTGDFAQAVETASKVLNISGRVLPVTTDPLTLVYQKQNGDEVRGEFKIAESDLQSEGVLPQLKLDPSGAITPEARAAITTADMVVICPGNLYGSLAPALLVEGVAEALQETKGTVVYVSNLVTKPGQTTGLSVADHASEIERFVGDRILDYVLFNNKKPSDSLLAKYAKKNEYALDFDIGRLKSMHYTTKGDNFVSNDMYFQDPNDTAIQRTLIRHNADKVARTLMKIYFS, from the coding sequence ATGAATGTAGAGGGTATTAAATTAGTTACAATTGGCGGCGGAACCGGTAGCTTTACATTACTTTCAGCCTTACGTAATTATGTTACTAATGTTACAGCTATTGTAAACATGGCGGATGATGGTGGTTCGACAGGTAAATTACGAGATGAACTTGGAGTGTTGCCTCCAGGCGATGTCCGGCAGTGTCTTGTTGCTCTCGCGGAAGATTCATCAGTAGTTCGTGAGTTGTTTAATTATAGATTTGGAGAAGGTGATCTTAGCGGGCATAGCTTCGGGAACTTGTTTTTGACTGCGCTTGAAAAAGTTACCGGTGACTTTGCCCAAGCCGTTGAAACTGCAAGTAAAGTTTTAAATATCAGTGGTCGAGTTCTACCTGTTACTACCGACCCACTTACATTGGTGTATCAAAAGCAAAATGGCGACGAAGTACGCGGTGAATTTAAAATTGCCGAATCAGATCTGCAGTCCGAGGGAGTGTTGCCGCAGTTAAAATTAGACCCTTCAGGGGCTATTACGCCCGAAGCGCGTGCGGCAATAACAACTGCCGATATGGTAGTAATCTGCCCGGGGAATCTTTATGGATCGCTGGCGCCTGCATTACTGGTGGAGGGTGTGGCTGAGGCTTTGCAAGAAACGAAAGGAACCGTAGTGTATGTAAGTAATTTGGTAACTAAACCCGGGCAGACAACCGGCTTATCTGTTGCCGACCACGCCAGTGAGATCGAACGGTTTGTTGGCGATCGAATACTAGATTATGTGCTGTTCAACAACAAGAAACCGAGTGATAGTCTCTTGGCTAAATACGCAAAAAAGAACGAGTATGCTTTGGATTTTGATATCGGGCGGCTGAAATCGATGCACTATACAACCAAAGGAGACAATTTTGTAAGCAATGATATGTATTTCCAAGATCCAAATGACACCGCTATCCAACGAACACTGATTCGCCATAACGCAGATAAAGTGGCCCGAACCCTGATGAAAATATATTTTAGCTAA
- a CDS encoding M48 family peptidase produces MRYLEVDIGGTPMSIKVLKHHWAKKLTMKVNSLGEVTVTIPKHSSYNLAKKFVETNTPWLQARADVISRQKTKPTQNELRQARALVYAKLDRWGSEVGVTWNKVFIRNQSTRWGSCSSVNNLSFNWRVLNLSPELQDYLIVHELAHIKQHNHSKQFWTEVARVLPDYRERKRQLDAIDLIQ; encoded by the coding sequence ATGAGGTATTTAGAGGTAGATATCGGTGGTACTCCTATGTCAATCAAAGTACTAAAACACCATTGGGCAAAAAAGCTTACTATGAAAGTGAATAGCTTGGGTGAAGTCACGGTCACAATACCCAAACATTCTTCGTATAATTTGGCAAAAAAATTTGTGGAGACTAATACCCCGTGGCTCCAGGCTCGAGCAGATGTAATTAGTCGACAAAAAACTAAGCCAACTCAGAACGAACTGCGACAGGCACGCGCTCTTGTCTATGCAAAATTAGATCGTTGGGGGAGTGAAGTTGGCGTAACTTGGAATAAAGTTTTTATCCGAAACCAATCAACCCGCTGGGGCAGTTGCTCATCTGTTAATAACCTAAGTTTTAACTGGCGAGTACTAAATTTATCACCCGAATTGCAAGACTACTTAATAGTTCATGAGCTCGCTCATATAAAACAACATAACCACAGTAAGCAGTTTTGGACTGAGGTTGCTCGTGTCCTGCCAGACTACCGAGAGCGAAAGCGCCAATTGGATGCTATCGATCTAATTCAGTAG
- a CDS encoding cell division protein FtsW has product MGGWTSIWSYGSCYRIGGRSLVIRSRTARRQGQRDYGLIGITGLLILVGIVVIYTISPILNYGAFGEVGANYFLYRHLFNLLLGAVAFFVASRIPLKTWKELLPILLGASVVASILLLIPATAVTINGATRWISLAGITFQPSELIKLTAVIYTAFWLGGKTKQELNNPSLTLWPLMVLIGVLGIFIVIIQKDLGTMIVLTAILLGMMYFSGMQLRYIGFAVALLGLLGALSVAIAPHRIARLTTFLNASEDIQGAGYHIDQALTAIGSGGVFGVGLGRSIQVYGFLPEAENDSVFAIHSEIFGFVGAVVLLVAFGVLLTKLLRISEHQKTQPGRLLAAGLFFWLGAHVFINVGAMLSVLPLTGLTLPFLSYGGSSLLMMMTGLGIAFGLSAQTTSRSGLRSRA; this is encoded by the coding sequence TTGGGTGGTTGGACAAGTATTTGGTCTTATGGGTCTTGTTATCGGATTGGTGGGAGGAGTCTTGTGATTCGAAGTCGGACAGCACGACGACAGGGTCAACGAGATTACGGGTTAATTGGAATCACTGGCCTGCTTATTCTAGTCGGCATTGTGGTTATCTACACTATTAGCCCAATTCTTAATTACGGGGCATTCGGCGAGGTTGGCGCCAACTATTTTTTGTACCGCCACTTGTTTAATTTATTACTTGGTGCGGTGGCGTTTTTCGTAGCCTCACGAATTCCACTTAAAACCTGGAAAGAACTTTTGCCAATTTTACTTGGAGCCTCGGTAGTAGCGAGCATACTACTGTTAATTCCTGCAACTGCTGTAACTATAAATGGGGCAACACGGTGGATTAGTTTGGCGGGTATTACCTTTCAGCCTTCAGAATTGATTAAGCTAACTGCGGTGATATATACAGCTTTTTGGCTAGGTGGTAAAACCAAACAAGAACTCAATAACCCTAGTCTTACCTTGTGGCCGTTGATGGTGCTCATCGGTGTGCTTGGGATTTTTATTGTCATTATTCAAAAAGACCTTGGAACAATGATTGTGCTTACGGCCATCTTGCTTGGAATGATGTATTTTAGCGGCATGCAACTGCGATATATCGGTTTTGCGGTGGCGCTTTTAGGGCTGCTTGGCGCACTTTCGGTAGCAATTGCACCACACCGAATTGCTCGGCTTACAACGTTTTTAAACGCGTCTGAGGATATACAGGGGGCGGGCTATCATATTGACCAAGCTCTAACCGCTATCGGTTCTGGTGGGGTGTTTGGGGTTGGACTTGGTCGCAGCATTCAAGTGTACGGCTTTTTACCCGAGGCAGAGAACGATTCGGTTTTTGCGATCCACAGTGAGATATTTGGTTTTGTAGGAGCCGTTGTGTTGTTGGTCGCCTTTGGTGTGCTACTGACTAAACTATTACGGATTTCGGAGCATCAAAAAACTCAGCCAGGCCGGCTGCTTGCTGCAGGATTGTTTTTTTGGCTTGGCGCCCATGTGTTTATTAATGTTGGCGCTATGTTGTCGGTACTGCCATTGACTGGACTAACATTGCCTTTTTTAAGTTACGGTGGCAGTAGTCTACTGATGATGATGACTGGTCTAGGAATTGCTTTTGGCCTTTCAGCACAAACGACAAGCCGGTCAGGCTTACGGAGCAGAGCATGA
- the mraY gene encoding phospho-N-acetylmuramoyl-pentapeptide-transferase, which produces MEQIFTNFTLNDVQQLAALGLAGFVLALIFTPIYTNIAFKEKWWKRPRQDAMTGEKAVEFNKLHKAKHKRHIPTMAGLIFVFATVIITILFNLDRAQTLLPLTALLGAAWVGLLDDIINLRGSKGVAGLTSKVKFALISLVALVGGAYFHYKLGYDAISIPFFESSLTIGGIGIILLFTLVVVSTANAVNISDGLDGLSGGLLTSAFATYTAIALLQGNIGIAGFCATIVGTLQAYTWFNIYPARFFMGDVGSFSLGAALGVVAMLTGTVVLLPIIAGVFVLEAGSSLIQVLSKRYLGRKIFKVAPLHHHFEALGWPETKVTMRFWVVGQVFGLMGLVIGLVGGVL; this is translated from the coding sequence ATGGAACAAATATTTACAAACTTTACATTAAACGATGTTCAACAACTTGCCGCACTTGGTTTGGCGGGGTTTGTGTTGGCATTAATATTTACTCCTATCTACACCAATATTGCCTTTAAAGAAAAGTGGTGGAAACGACCGCGTCAAGACGCAATGACCGGTGAAAAAGCCGTAGAATTCAACAAATTGCACAAGGCAAAACACAAACGTCATATTCCAACCATGGCCGGCCTTATATTTGTTTTTGCTACTGTGATCATCACCATACTGTTTAATCTAGATAGAGCCCAAACACTTCTACCGCTAACTGCTTTGCTCGGCGCTGCATGGGTAGGCTTGTTAGATGACATCATTAATCTACGTGGCTCAAAAGGAGTCGCTGGATTAACCTCCAAGGTAAAATTTGCACTTATTAGCTTGGTTGCGCTTGTTGGTGGGGCCTATTTTCACTACAAGCTTGGCTATGACGCAATCTCAATTCCGTTTTTTGAAAGTAGCTTAACCATTGGCGGAATAGGAATTATCTTGTTGTTTACTTTGGTGGTGGTTTCAACCGCCAATGCAGTAAATATTTCTGACGGACTCGACGGGTTGTCGGGCGGATTACTAACCAGCGCCTTTGCTACCTATACAGCGATAGCCTTGTTACAGGGAAATATTGGCATAGCTGGATTCTGCGCTACGATTGTCGGAACACTTCAGGCCTACACGTGGTTCAATATCTATCCAGCGCGGTTCTTTATGGGCGACGTCGGATCGTTCAGTCTCGGAGCGGCCCTTGGAGTGGTCGCAATGCTAACAGGAACAGTGGTGCTATTACCGATTATTGCTGGAGTTTTTGTGCTTGAGGCAGGTTCATCACTTATTCAGGTACTTTCAAAAAGATACTTGGGGCGAAAGATCTTTAAAGTCGCACCGCTTCATCACCATTTCGAGGCGCTTGGCTGGCCCGAAACTAAAGTCACTATGCGCTTTTGGGTGGTTGGACAAGTATTTGGTCTTATGGGTCTTGTTATCGGATTGGTGGGAGGAGTCTTGTGA
- the rsmH gene encoding 16S rRNA (cytosine(1402)-N(4))-methyltransferase RsmH, with protein METHHNPHTPVLCKQVVTLLEPQKEQSYLDLTAGYGGHASEILDSTWAWNQTTLVDRDAQAIKHLENRFYEHKDLLRFVHADMVTALQALIDESRQFDMILADLGISSVHVDQADRGFSFMRNGPLDMRMDPRQDLTAAIVVNTWSEVDLLQILREYGEERQAKRIVQAIMAHRPIRTTEELADVVSTVVHRKGKKHPATRTFQALRIAVNDEVGQLKTMLQLVPKVVSPGGRVAIISFHSLEDRLVKQAFKDLTSLGIESDFTLLTTKPVTATEDDINPRARSAKLRAVAKIKQTGDKKPK; from the coding sequence GTGGAGACACATCACAATCCACACACACCGGTTTTATGTAAGCAGGTAGTAACGCTACTAGAACCGCAAAAAGAACAAAGTTATCTTGACTTGACTGCCGGATATGGCGGTCATGCTAGTGAAATTCTTGATTCAACATGGGCATGGAATCAAACAACACTAGTTGATCGAGACGCACAAGCCATAAAACACTTAGAAAACCGTTTTTATGAGCATAAGGACCTGTTGCGATTTGTTCACGCGGATATGGTAACAGCACTACAGGCATTAATTGACGAATCTCGTCAGTTTGATATGATCTTGGCCGATTTGGGCATCTCTTCGGTTCATGTTGATCAAGCAGACAGAGGCTTTAGCTTTATGCGAAACGGCCCGCTTGATATGCGCATGGACCCTCGCCAGGATCTAACAGCTGCAATCGTTGTCAATACATGGAGCGAGGTCGATTTACTACAAATTTTGCGCGAATATGGCGAAGAACGCCAAGCAAAACGAATAGTCCAGGCCATAATGGCACATCGACCTATCCGTACTACAGAAGAACTGGCTGATGTTGTCTCCACGGTGGTACACCGCAAAGGGAAGAAACACCCAGCAACACGTACGTTCCAAGCACTGCGAATAGCCGTCAACGACGAAGTCGGACAGCTAAAAACAATGCTACAACTCGTGCCAAAGGTCGTAAGTCCCGGTGGTAGAGTCGCAATTATAAGCTTCCATAGCTTAGAGGACCGCTTAGTAAAACAAGCATTTAAAGACCTCACAAGCCTTGGTATTGAAAGCGATTTTACATTACTAACCACCAAGCCGGTAACGGCAACCGAAGATGATATAAATCCGCGTGCCCGTAGCGCAAAGCTGCGAGCCGTTGCAAAAATAAAACAAACAGGCGACAAAAAACCAAAATAG
- a CDS encoding sulfite exporter TauE/SafE family protein, translated as MSATQKHLPKQTSSSLTLFVANMDLLPIATCFVALVASIGSSIAGGGGGLLISPYMILIGLPPQVAVATPKLAGLGLAIGSVQRFARSNVINWRMVVWLAPISIVAGIVGPQILVQTSQKVVGYIVIAVSISLSLATLKSKVGLEERQPSKRGRLLGYALYSLIAILQAAFGSGIGSLIMFVFMGLLGMNALAANATKRVVGVGILIPASIILFSNGLIDVPHGIAMLLGMYCGGWIGAHIAINRGSQFIRTAFIAVTIVTAITAAIRF; from the coding sequence ATGTCGGCAACCCAAAAGCATTTGCCGAAGCAAACCAGCTCGTCATTAACACTATTCGTGGCTAACATGGATCTGCTGCCGATTGCTACATGCTTTGTGGCTTTAGTAGCAAGCATTGGCAGCAGCATAGCGGGTGGAGGCGGTGGCCTACTTATTTCACCGTATATGATCTTAATTGGACTACCACCACAAGTAGCAGTTGCCACACCTAAACTTGCTGGCCTGGGGCTTGCAATCGGTTCGGTTCAACGGTTCGCCCGTTCCAATGTTATTAACTGGCGAATGGTTGTATGGCTTGCTCCAATATCAATTGTTGCCGGTATAGTTGGACCCCAGATTTTAGTACAAACTTCACAAAAAGTTGTCGGGTATATCGTAATTGCAGTATCTATTTCATTGAGCCTAGCAACTCTTAAAAGTAAGGTCGGGCTCGAAGAAAGACAGCCGTCAAAACGTGGGCGCTTGCTTGGTTACGCGCTGTATAGCCTTATAGCAATACTGCAAGCCGCCTTCGGTTCTGGTATAGGCAGCTTAATAATGTTTGTTTTTATGGGGTTGCTCGGTATGAATGCTTTAGCCGCGAATGCCACTAAGCGAGTGGTGGGCGTCGGCATCTTAATACCAGCAAGTATTATTTTATTTAGTAATGGCCTCATTGATGTACCGCATGGAATAGCCATGCTGCTGGGCATGTACTGTGGCGGTTGGATCGGTGCACATATCGCTATCAACAGAGGTAGCCAATTTATAAGAACAGCTTTTATTGCAGTTACTATCGTCACGGCTATAACAGCGGCTATCAGATTTTAG
- a CDS encoding penicillin-binding protein 2, protein MARQQQSKVSIDRYLLTKIFLFVVGLFFMVRLFQIQVLEHSYYSQKAVSTHNKSYVIPAERGEIFIQDKNGNSVPLALNETFVRVIADPRYITNSEEVSQRIAEATGGDQGYYKEQLDKDTSYAVLEDYLDLETGEKVADLNLAGIALRDVTRRVYPEGSLAAHSLGFVNADGAGQYGIEQYYDKELQGVEGRLSGAFDVRGIPIAVADSIEQPALPGNDVVLTIDKNIQYEVERALKEGVERVDATKGSAVVMDPSTGEVKALANYPSYSPESYRSVDDIAVFTNAAISEPIEPGSVVKIFSMAAGLQSGTVTPDTTYLDRSCEEIDGFTICNTGDRVTKHRSMTETITRSANTGVIYVLKTLDGDDDSISREDKELLHDYYINRLHLGSPTNIELSGERGGVVDGPEVSDVRYANMTFGQGLSINMVQLAASLSSVINGGTYYKPHIVASQIDSAGNEYAVKPQVVERNVVSEEASQQLKTMMETVVTNGGGRSAYRSGYSIGGKTGSAQIANPEGGYYEDRVLGTFFGFAPSEDPQYVIVVRIDEPQGVFAGSGAAAPVFADISNWLIDYYGIAPKGVE, encoded by the coding sequence ATGGCACGACAACAACAGTCAAAAGTTTCTATTGATAGGTATCTTCTTACAAAGATATTTTTGTTTGTTGTTGGATTATTTTTTATGGTGCGGCTGTTTCAAATACAAGTGCTTGAGCACAGCTACTACAGTCAAAAAGCAGTATCGACGCACAACAAAAGCTATGTAATTCCTGCCGAACGAGGAGAGATATTTATTCAAGATAAAAACGGCAATTCTGTGCCGTTAGCGTTAAATGAAACATTTGTACGGGTAATTGCTGATCCACGTTACATAACCAATTCCGAAGAGGTTAGCCAGCGTATTGCCGAAGCTACTGGTGGTGATCAAGGATATTACAAAGAACAACTCGATAAAGACACCTCTTACGCAGTTCTCGAGGACTATTTAGATCTCGAAACCGGCGAAAAAGTAGCTGATCTTAATTTGGCGGGTATAGCTCTCCGCGATGTGACCCGCCGTGTCTACCCAGAAGGGTCTTTAGCGGCACATTCACTTGGTTTTGTGAATGCCGACGGGGCAGGGCAATATGGGATAGAACAGTACTATGACAAAGAGCTACAGGGCGTCGAAGGACGACTCAGCGGTGCGTTTGATGTGCGAGGAATTCCGATAGCTGTTGCAGATTCAATAGAGCAGCCAGCGCTGCCAGGTAATGACGTAGTCCTTACCATTGATAAAAACATCCAATACGAGGTAGAAAGAGCGTTGAAAGAGGGTGTAGAGCGGGTTGACGCCACCAAAGGGAGCGCGGTAGTAATGGATCCTTCGACAGGGGAGGTTAAGGCACTGGCCAACTACCCAAGCTACAGTCCAGAAAGTTACCGTTCCGTGGACGATATTGCAGTGTTTACCAACGCCGCAATATCCGAACCAATAGAACCGGGTTCGGTTGTGAAAATTTTTAGCATGGCTGCTGGCTTACAGTCAGGAACAGTAACGCCAGACACAACCTATTTAGACCGATCATGCGAAGAAATCGACGGCTTCACCATTTGCAATACTGGCGATCGCGTGACTAAACACCGTTCAATGACAGAGACCATTACTCGTAGTGCTAATACTGGTGTTATCTACGTTTTAAAAACGCTTGATGGTGACGATGATTCTATTAGTCGAGAGGACAAAGAGTTATTGCATGATTATTACATCAATAGATTACATTTAGGATCGCCAACTAATATTGAATTGTCGGGTGAGCGTGGCGGTGTTGTTGACGGGCCTGAGGTGAGCGATGTTCGCTACGCGAATATGACATTTGGCCAAGGTCTTTCAATTAATATGGTTCAGCTGGCTGCATCGTTGAGCTCGGTTATAAACGGGGGAACGTATTACAAACCACACATTGTAGCGAGCCAGATTGACAGCGCAGGCAACGAATATGCCGTTAAGCCACAAGTGGTTGAGCGCAATGTAGTGTCTGAAGAAGCTTCCCAGCAGCTAAAAACTATGATGGAAACAGTTGTCACTAACGGTGGCGGTAGGTCTGCATATCGGTCGGGCTATTCAATCGGCGGCAAAACCGGGTCTGCTCAAATCGCTAATCCTGAAGGTGGCTACTATGAAGACAGAGTCTTAGGAACGTTTTTTGGATTTGCACCGTCAGAAGATCCCCAGTACGTTATTGTCGTACGAATTGATGAACCCCAAGGTGTGTTTGCGGGCAGTGGTGCCGCCGCACCGGTTTTCGCAGATATTTCAAATTGGTTAATTGACTATTACGGTATCGCCCCTAAAGGAGTAGAATAA
- a CDS encoding DUF87 domain-containing protein: MTNFGVVQFIFSLVELVVTTVWIWLPLAGVLGYLAWQNWRRTKFALKTDYQLLILEIPRNNEKRELSAEQLFASLHGILRPRKEILREGAIQEHISFEIVTIGQQIKFYVWTPKHLQSFVEGQIYAQYPDVQISEAVDDYSNREFNQTVAHSAELSMIASDTLPIRTFPNFEVDPLAAITATLSKLDSAHEELWVQILARPLNDSWHTKGAKEIINIKRGKSRGVGAGVLGYFLQIFSALFKPPEATGSTSSGVDLTERERSQISAIEEKSNKLGYEVKIRIVYLGDNESTAKIRMQSLVGTFKQFNSTNLNGFKQRKSSFDASVVREYRARYFAGKGFTLNTEELASIWHLPHTNVETPNIVWTKTNVAEPPSQLPTLTNASEEELSLFGVTNFRGSNLQFGLRRKDRARHLYIIGQTGTGKSGLLNLLTLSDIYHHEGFALVDPHGDYAQNMLRYIPQERAKQVVYFNPADTEHPLAFNPMEVTDPKLKGHISSELVGVLKRMFDSWGPRLEYILRYTILALLDYPNSTMLDITRMLTNKGFRDEVIDHITDPVVRSFWVAEFNSWEPRFQTEAVAPILNKVGAFVANPMVRNIVGQPQSSFNIRQVMDQGGILIVNLSRGLVGEDNAAILGALMVTKIQLAAMSRADMPEDQRRPFYLYVDEFQNFATDSFSVILSEARKYGLKLTVANQYINQMIPEVRDAIFGNVGSIVAFRVGAEDGRILEKYFEPYFTANDLVNTTNRYFTAALSIDGEKSKAFSASTLNIPPTEQDLSPVIIENSRQVFGSPRQIVEQYIQKQALERDSKQKANTRVRRENRKERGRNNQRTNRQPQPKPNQSRPRPQQAQQAHAQQNNDGSLNENEVITLR, from the coding sequence ATGACAAATTTCGGGGTGGTCCAGTTTATATTCTCTTTGGTTGAACTTGTAGTGACTACTGTATGGATATGGTTACCGCTTGCCGGTGTGCTGGGCTATTTAGCGTGGCAAAACTGGCGACGCACAAAATTCGCCCTTAAAACCGATTACCAGTTGCTTATTCTTGAAATTCCTCGCAATAACGAAAAACGCGAACTGTCTGCAGAGCAACTATTCGCCAGCTTGCATGGTATTTTGCGTCCCCGTAAAGAAATCTTGCGTGAAGGAGCAATTCAAGAGCACATAAGTTTTGAGATTGTGACAATCGGACAGCAGATTAAATTCTACGTATGGACGCCAAAGCACCTGCAAAGTTTTGTTGAAGGTCAAATCTATGCTCAATACCCAGACGTGCAAATATCTGAAGCTGTCGATGACTACTCAAATCGCGAATTTAACCAAACAGTGGCTCACTCTGCCGAACTTAGCATGATTGCTAGCGACACGCTGCCAATTAGGACATTCCCAAATTTTGAGGTTGATCCACTAGCTGCTATTACAGCGACTTTGTCGAAGCTGGACAGTGCACACGAAGAACTATGGGTGCAGATTCTGGCACGACCCCTAAATGATTCATGGCACACTAAAGGCGCCAAAGAGATTATTAATATTAAACGTGGAAAGAGTAGGGGAGTGGGGGCCGGCGTACTTGGCTATTTCTTGCAAATCTTTAGTGCCTTATTCAAGCCGCCAGAAGCAACCGGCTCAACCAGTAGCGGAGTCGATTTAACAGAGAGAGAACGAAGTCAAATATCGGCTATAGAAGAAAAGAGCAATAAGCTTGGCTATGAGGTAAAAATTCGAATAGTGTACTTAGGCGATAACGAAAGCACCGCCAAAATACGCATGCAATCACTAGTTGGCACGTTTAAGCAATTTAACAGCACTAACTTAAATGGCTTCAAGCAAAGAAAGTCCAGTTTTGACGCAAGTGTAGTCCGCGAATACCGCGCCCGCTACTTTGCAGGCAAAGGTTTCACTCTTAACACTGAGGAACTGGCAAGTATTTGGCACTTGCCTCACACCAACGTAGAGACGCCTAATATCGTTTGGACAAAGACGAACGTTGCAGAACCGCCTTCGCAGCTCCCGACGCTTACAAACGCCTCAGAAGAAGAGCTAAGCCTATTTGGTGTAACTAACTTTAGGGGCAGCAACCTGCAATTTGGCCTACGCCGCAAAGACCGCGCACGACATCTATACATTATTGGTCAAACCGGCACTGGTAAATCTGGGTTATTGAATTTGCTCACCCTTAGTGACATTTATCACCACGAAGGCTTTGCATTGGTTGACCCGCATGGAGACTATGCCCAAAATATGCTGCGCTACATTCCACAAGAGCGGGCCAAGCAGGTTGTCTATTTCAATCCTGCCGACACCGAACACCCACTTGCATTCAACCCTATGGAAGTCACTGATCCAAAGCTGAAAGGGCACATTAGCTCCGAGTTAGTTGGAGTTTTAAAACGGATGTTTGATTCTTGGGGTCCACGCTTAGAATATATTCTGCGCTACACCATTCTTGCTCTGTTAGATTACCCTAACTCCACCATGCTAGACATTACACGCATGCTTACCAACAAAGGGTTTCGTGACGAAGTTATCGATCATATTACAGATCCGGTGGTTCGTAGCTTCTGGGTTGCCGAATTTAATAGCTGGGAGCCACGCTTTCAAACAGAGGCGGTGGCACCAATTCTAAACAAAGTCGGAGCGTTTGTGGCCAATCCAATGGTGCGTAATATTGTTGGTCAACCGCAGTCGAGCTTTAATATTCGTCAGGTTATGGACCAAGGTGGAATCTTAATTGTTAACCTTTCGCGTGGTCTTGTAGGTGAAGACAACGCCGCCATACTCGGTGCGTTAATGGTGACTAAGATTCAGTTAGCCGCTATGAGCAGGGCAGACATGCCCGAAGACCAACGACGGCCATTCTACCTATACGTGGATGAGTTTCAGAACTTTGCGACCGATTCGTTCTCAGTGATCTTAAGTGAAGCCCGTAAATACGGCTTAAAACTAACCGTTGCCAACCAATACATTAATCAAATGATACCAGAGGTGCGAGACGCTATTTTTGGTAACGTTGGTAGTATTGTAGCCTTTAGGGTTGGCGCCGAGGATGGCCGTATTCTCGAAAAATATTTTGAACCCTACTTTACTGCAAACGACCTCGTGAACACCACTAACCGTTACTTTACAGCTGCATTGTCTATAGATGGCGAAAAATCTAAGGCCTTTTCTGCCAGTACCTTAAATATCCCACCAACAGAGCAGGACTTAAGCCCTGTAATAATCGAAAATTCACGGCAAGTATTTGGTTCGCCGCGACAAATCGTAGAGCAGTACATACAAAAACAAGCCCTCGAACGTGATAGCAAACAAAAAGCGAACACGCGCGTACGAAGAGAAAATAGAAAAGAGCGGGGTAGAAACAATCAGCGCACTAATCGGCAACCGCAACCAAAACCCAACCAATCACGGCCCAGACCACAACAAGCTCAACAAGCACATGCTCAGCAAAACAATGATGGATCATTAAACGAAAATGAAGTGATTACGTTAAGGTGA